The sequence ACACCCGCCGCTTCCCGCCGGGCTCGTTCCCCGACACCCGGTTCGAGGTCTTCGGCGCGCAGGTGACGCTCGTGCAGGTGGTGATCCTCGGGATCTCCCTGGCGCTGATGGTGGGCCTGACCTACATGGTCACCCGCACCCGGCTGGGCCGGGGGATGCGGGCGGTTGCGGAGAACCCGACGGCGGCGCGCGTGCTCGGGGTGAACGTCGACCGGGTGACCGCGGTGACCTTCGCGATCTCCTCCGCGCTCGGCGCGGTCGCCGGCGTGCTGTTCGCCATCAACGTGAACACCGCCCAGCTCGGCATGGGCGCGGCGATCGAGCTCAAGGGTCTGGCGGTCATCATCGTCGGCGGCATGGGCTCGCTGCCCGGCGCGCTCATCGGCGGGCTGCTGCTCGGCCTGGCCGAGGTGTTCGCCGTCCAGCACATCGGCTCGTCGTGGGTGAACGTCATCGCCTTCGGCCTGCTGTTCGTGATCCTGCTGCTGCGCCCGCAGGGGCTGCTCGGCGCGCGGAAGGTCCGGGAGGTCTGATGCTGGGCCAGTACGCCACCACGCTGACGTTCATCGCCCTCGGGGCGATCTTCGCCTACTCCTTCTACGCCGTCCTGATCGCCGGACAGCTCAGCCTCGGGCAGGCCGGCTTCGCCTCCCTGGCGGCGTTCTCGGGGGCCTACCTGGCCCCCAGCGGAGCCGACGTCGGTGACGTCCCCGCGCTGCTGATCGCCGTGGCGATCGGCATGTCGGTCGGGGCCCTCGGCGCCGTGGTCCTCGGCCTGCCGACCATGCACCTGCGCGGTGTCTTCCTGGCCATCGCGACCCTGGGCTTCGCCGAGGCGGTGCGCGTGGTGCTGCTCAACCAGGAGTGGACCGGCGGCGCGCAGGGGCTCGGGGTGCCCCGGATCCTGACCGTCGGCATGGCCTGGACCGCGCTCGCGCTGGTGGCCTACTGGTTCTGGCGGATGGGGCGCTCGAGGTACGGCCGCGCCCTGGAGGCGATCCGGGAGGACGAGCTCGCCGCCCGGTCCATGGGCATCGACGTGGGACGCCACCGGCTCGCCGCGTTCGTCACCGCGGGAGCGGTCGCCGGCCTGTACGGCGTCCTCTACGCCTACTACGTCCGGCTCATCGCCCCGAACGACTTCGACTTCACCGCCGCCGTCGAGGGGCTGGTCACCGCGGTGGTCGGTGGCTCGACCATGTTCCTCGGCCCGCTGCTGGGCAGCGGCTTCCAGACGCTCGTCCCGGAGGTCCAGCGGGCGGTCGGGGTGGAGGCCGGCTGGA is a genomic window of Blastococcus sp. HT6-30 containing:
- a CDS encoding branched-chain amino acid ABC transporter permease, producing MQQLLNGIFIGSIYALFAIGFTLVFGILDRLNLAHPAVFAASAFVGIELVERGGLSLWAALPIVFVFGAVLGLVIERVAFRPLKGRADAHFAGLISSIALAGMLIALLQWRYGPDTRRFPPGSFPDTRFEVFGAQVTLVQVVILGISLALMVGLTYMVTRTRLGRGMRAVAENPTAARVLGVNVDRVTAVTFAISSALGAVAGVLFAINVNTAQLGMGAAIELKGLAVIIVGGMGSLPGALIGGLLLGLAEVFAVQHIGSSWVNVIAFGLLFVILLLRPQGLLGARKVREV